One window of the Oncorhynchus gorbuscha isolate QuinsamMale2020 ecotype Even-year linkage group LG17, OgorEven_v1.0, whole genome shotgun sequence genome contains the following:
- the LOC124002034 gene encoding hydroperoxide isomerase ALOXE3-like has product MPKYKVTVHTHNIATATTMNNIFIKLIGEKGESKRTWLTSMKGVFYQDTASREFDVVCPSSLGTLVLIELDKQPLPLFPQDAWFPSKVVVTTPEGDTCQFPIYRWIMDKEVHLFREGTAKRFCDETNHLARYSRELEMKTRTELYRWDTYKEGLPGSMKADNPLDLPSEIQFSFTKATQFLFTAATGITELKLKGYSDSKKSWKNIDEISKVFCCNRTVISDYAQEHWKEDKFFGYQYLNGCNPMLIRRCSELPANFPVTADMVKPSLRGSSSLLRELQVLYSMSKWDSLLNVV; this is encoded by the exons ATGCCAAAATACAAGGTgactgtgcacacacacaacatcGCAACTGCCACCACGATGAACAACATCTTCATCAAGCTGATTGGTGaaaaaggagagagtaagcgcaCGTGGCTCACTAGCATGAAGGGAGTCTTCTATCAAGACACA gcgtCTCGTGAATTCGACGTGGTGTGTCCCTCCTCCCTCGGCACGCTGGTGCTGATAGAGCTGGACAAACAGCCCCTCCCACTCTTCCCCCAGGACGCCTGGTTCCCATCCAAGGTTGTCGTGACGACGCCAGAGGGAGACACATGCCAGTTCCCCATCTACCGTTGGATTATGGACAAGGAAGTGCACCTGTTCAGAGAGGGCACAG cTAAAAGGTTCTGTGATGAAACTAATCATCTTGCCAGGTACAGCAGGGAACTAGAGATGAAGACGAGAACTGAGCTGTACCG CTGGGATACCTACAAGGAGGGTCTCCCCGGCAGCATGAAGGCAGACAACCCTCTGGATCTTCCCAGCGAGATCCAATTCTCATTCACCAAGGCCACCCAGTTCCTCTTCACCGCCGCCACCGG GATCACTGAGCTGAAACTGAAGGGGTATTCTGACAGCAAGAAGAGCTGGAAAAACATTGATGAAATCAGCAAAGTCTTCTGCTGCAATAGAACTGTCATCTCAG ACTACGCACAGGAGCACTGGAAGGAAGACAAGTTTTTCGGGTACCAGTATCTGAACGGCTGCAACCCCATGTTGATCCGTCGCTGCTCGGAGTTGCCGGCAAATTTCCCCGTCACAGCAGACATGGTCAAGCCCTCTCTTCGTGGATCGTCCAGCCTCCTAAGGGAATTgcaggtactgtacagtatgtcaaAATGGGACTCTTTGTTAAACGTTGTCTAA